Proteins from one Streptomyces sp. 840.1 genomic window:
- a CDS encoding sodium:proton antiporter, whose product MVTTTGAVYACLGIGVLLAAVLPRLLFRLPVSVPMVFLAAGTATYLLPLPLPSVDPVTDRIWVEHLTELCVIISLMGAGLAINRPFGWRQWSTTWRLLGLAMPLTIGATALAAWWLLSWPLSVALLLAAVLAPTDPVLASEVRVGEPTDAEYDEDEVRFALTSEAGLNDGLAFPFVLAAVALAEAGGGRTTGSLAHWVVSDVLLRLGVGVAVGVGAGLLLGRMAFRSGTRSLRLSENGGGFVALGATFASYGITESLHGYGFLAVFVTACTVRRFEHGHGYHKVLHEFTDQIERLLMAVLLFGVGAFVATGALSHLTWRGAAVGLLLHLLIRPASGWLAQFGGRGGRKERLVTAFFGIRGIGSLFYLAYAFGEGDFRTYENEMWSVVVFTILVSVLLHGASAPPVIAHVDRLGDNAPRTRAG is encoded by the coding sequence GTGGTAACCACCACCGGTGCCGTGTACGCCTGTCTCGGCATCGGCGTCCTGCTCGCCGCGGTGCTGCCCAGACTGCTGTTCCGGCTGCCGGTCTCCGTTCCGATGGTGTTCCTGGCGGCAGGTACGGCCACGTACTTGCTGCCGCTGCCTCTTCCCTCGGTCGACCCCGTCACGGACCGGATCTGGGTGGAGCATCTCACCGAGCTGTGCGTCATCATTTCGCTGATGGGCGCGGGGCTGGCCATCAACCGTCCGTTCGGGTGGCGCCAGTGGTCCACGACATGGCGGCTGCTCGGATTGGCCATGCCCCTGACGATCGGCGCCACCGCGCTCGCGGCCTGGTGGCTGCTCTCCTGGCCGCTGTCCGTCGCGCTTCTGCTGGCCGCCGTACTCGCACCCACGGACCCGGTACTCGCCTCCGAGGTGAGAGTCGGCGAACCCACGGACGCCGAGTACGACGAGGACGAGGTGCGCTTCGCGCTGACGAGCGAGGCCGGCCTCAATGACGGGCTCGCCTTCCCCTTCGTCCTCGCCGCCGTCGCGCTGGCGGAGGCCGGCGGAGGCCGGACTACGGGTTCGCTCGCGCACTGGGTCGTGAGCGACGTCCTCCTCAGGCTCGGCGTCGGCGTTGCGGTCGGCGTCGGCGCCGGCCTGCTGCTCGGACGGATGGCCTTCCGGTCCGGCACGCGATCCCTCCGGCTCTCCGAGAACGGAGGAGGCTTTGTGGCGCTGGGCGCGACGTTCGCCTCCTACGGCATCACCGAGTCCTTGCACGGCTACGGCTTCCTCGCCGTGTTCGTGACTGCCTGCACCGTGCGCAGGTTCGAACACGGCCACGGCTACCACAAGGTCCTGCACGAGTTCACCGACCAGATCGAGAGGCTGCTCATGGCGGTCCTGCTCTTCGGAGTGGGCGCCTTCGTGGCGACGGGCGCCCTGAGCCACCTCACCTGGCGGGGCGCCGCCGTGGGCCTGCTCCTGCACCTGCTGATACGCCCGGCGTCGGGGTGGCTCGCACAGTTCGGCGGGCGGGGCGGCCGGAAGGAGCGCCTGGTCACCGCGTTCTTCGGGATCCGCGGAATCGGATCCCTCTTCTACCTCGCCTACGCCTTCGGAGAGGGCGACTTCCGGACGTACGAGAACGAGATGTGGTCGGTGGTGGTCTTCACCATCCTGGTATCGGTCCTTCTCCACGGCGCCTCGGCGCCTCCGGTGATCGCCCACGTCGACAGGCTGGGTGACAACGCACCGCGGACCCGCGCCGGGTGA
- a CDS encoding TIGR03842 family LLM class F420-dependent oxidoreductase — MDFGLVLQTDPPASAVVGLMRRAERNGFRYGWTFDSAVLWQEPFVIYSRILEHTDRLIVGPMVTNPSTRTWEVTASTFATLNDMYGNRTVCGIGRGDSAMRVAGRSPNTLARLSDAMDAIRDLAEGREALVDGRPIQIPWIKDGRLPVWMAAYGPKALALAGQKADGFILQLADPFLTEWMIKAVRDAAAGAGRDPDSVTICVAAPAYVGDDLDHARDQCRWFGGMVGNHVADLVTRYGEHSGLVPEALTDYIAGRSGYDYSHHGRAGNPDTTFVPDEIVDRFCLLGPPAAHIEKLRALRDLGVDQFAVYNMHDAREATIDAYGAEIIPALSG, encoded by the coding sequence ATGGACTTCGGACTCGTCCTGCAGACCGACCCGCCCGCCTCGGCCGTCGTCGGGCTGATGCGCCGCGCGGAACGCAACGGCTTCCGCTACGGCTGGACCTTCGACTCGGCGGTGCTCTGGCAGGAACCCTTCGTCATCTACAGCCGCATCCTCGAACACACCGACCGCCTCATCGTCGGCCCGATGGTCACCAACCCCTCCACCCGCACCTGGGAGGTCACCGCCTCCACGTTCGCCACTCTCAACGACATGTACGGCAACCGGACCGTCTGCGGCATCGGCCGCGGCGACTCCGCGATGCGCGTTGCGGGCCGCAGCCCCAACACGCTGGCCAGACTGAGCGATGCGATGGACGCCATCCGCGACCTCGCGGAGGGGCGTGAGGCCCTGGTCGACGGGCGGCCGATCCAGATCCCCTGGATCAAGGACGGCCGGCTGCCCGTCTGGATGGCCGCGTACGGGCCCAAGGCGCTCGCGCTGGCCGGGCAGAAGGCCGACGGCTTCATCCTCCAGCTCGCGGACCCCTTCCTCACCGAATGGATGATCAAAGCGGTCCGGGACGCGGCGGCCGGGGCGGGCCGTGACCCGGACTCCGTCACCATCTGCGTCGCCGCACCCGCCTACGTCGGCGACGACCTCGACCACGCCCGTGATCAGTGCCGCTGGTTCGGCGGCATGGTCGGCAACCACGTGGCCGACCTGGTCACCCGCTACGGCGAGCACTCCGGGCTCGTCCCCGAGGCGCTGACCGACTACATCGCGGGACGCTCCGGCTACGACTACAGTCACCACGGCCGCGCCGGAAACCCCGACACGACCTTCGTACCGGACGAGATCGTCGACCGGTTCTGCCTGCTGGGGCCACCGGCGGCACACATCGAGAAGCTCCGGGCCCTGCGCGATCTGGGCGTCGACCAGTTCGCCGTGTACAACATGCACGATGCCCGCGAGGCCACCATCGACGCCTACGGCGCCGAGATCATCCCCGCCCTGTCCGGCTGA